The Natator depressus isolate rNatDep1 chromosome 8, rNatDep2.hap1, whole genome shotgun sequence genome window below encodes:
- the PROB1 gene encoding proline-rich basic protein 1 — MIPAVKRNTVQFSRPGQPPEPDGLSGEGTFSDSECKEAASEKNSHTPSQSPGDPLKDTSDSSVSSYHTALCSEGAESFKDCAESLEDEGDALLTQPPDGDPDDESDMHRKNKTAPVSLPERSPAGVKGFWPGTSEDTAEQLHGTPSDFDKATWELPDKNSKGAGDICAAGSAAVVHSALNRSQASGGSLTATAERILSPQAGRECATSNQVCRYRGYLSAKEKQQVQMSITGPAKNSSAPGYSSRMGLATRELQPGGGGSKYLDPPLRFNAPKPREMFLKARNMKGNRAPVISKASYPQYCAENSSAGSDSEEADNEVQKLTALSFRSLSCPHGGSLHMYSSSNRTSSSLSNSLSEDSNGMNRWSTRNELRKAEVVSQAKGSRQFPAGSQVPEKDPPSYSFGKDPLKCVDVALESADGKKGHSKKRTVPKRQIQLKQRDRNQMSFLRAGDCTAHQPFAAPRNNPCLKGRTISDEFRINYKQFMRTASLDDSYSKTRMASCLVKNVLAKKMQYEQRIRMEQKSMQGSLTSSVPSSVSTDLVGDFTEGKSSSLSKSDCSCSAEDLQSHSMSERSESMSQESTDAMRPTKGVVLNEQQRENVCKLKKTFNELNERLKSQEATQSKPLPILADDMNGDSGDSRKQVARERKEYWRARALFESKQAEVKGLGVTPTFSKAQKPWPSLKQRAISKNEHTSWKEEKVPFKPKSLVVPRDPARNIFTSTTQEMKLIPHSKPEQQQKMLNVSRQLTPEGGAEEKRPAAVQSTKHSALILPTSCRSRSDEKSRPPEASCTQKAKKTENKGKGRIHQPRDVRKLVKNTYSLCFKSSDSFNIDQETNSGDSVSLSTKESTATSPLFIHCTSVCRKDDVQTKTHSHGKNREQPLNLDVSAVSIPDQRASDLQHSATLNPITKPHVDGPASLTESKCTAVSESSMHITQIQSKKKIVAGNEEPQLKPENKQVHYERSELNVTPSSKATRKAPQMESQLNIKVNSSLSKHPHRTQADHFPAPTYSASNGRATKDSLTQANCNSLEKSEAVLFPSSASPKDTKNHTDINHNTARPGHKESEWPFQKHLSTEIISLTPRNSQDYSVSSKEKNKVSEPTKEGYRHLQPIKPTVTSTQTSHTNMPANNRSANSSHQQKAQTKMFDAPRPLDSQVFVPATRMSPECANSNAPLRSKEYSEGTRLPGVPSAAPSPPAEKLQDQRENWDHLNRQQAGNEQYFTATHAENANYLTIPVKAQKPEAAPKPLVPSHPHHPLVSSNVSFQPGREAPMSTMSNESPQPKAPEGKTATDHAMHDQPSHVQPHCRVNDSPNFLRRNNGVSPGSRSAPSPTRSFAPQPQAHRKMLVDPDSGKCYYMEPPRQPQLKMLYDPETGQYLEVLIPPVSLASHSRLYPTPFNPLVMNPGVYGPPYIPYTGFPGFPPPPVAVPSVHPDLPNQQPGQENKNVTEIFNPGPKGEAPPATQATDCNYMESLYYIPTGMNSSPSPNQPLFSPAASFSPSMPEKGPLFRM, encoded by the coding sequence ATGATCCCCGCAGTGAAAAGAAATACTGTCCAGTTCTCTAGGCCAGGGCAGCCCCCTGAGCCTGATGGATTAAGTGGGGAGGGGACCTTCAGTGACTCTGAATGCAAAGAAGCTGCTTCAGAAAAGAACAGCCACACACCTAGCCAGTCCCCAGGAGACCCCCTAAAGGACACATCGGACTCCTCTGTCTCCTCTTACCACACTGCTCTGTGTTCAGAGGGGGCTGAGAGTTTTAAGGACTGCGCGGAGTCTCTGGAAGACGAAGGGGACGCTCTGTTAACCCAGCCGCCTGATGGTGACCCAGATGATGAAAGCGATATGCATCGCAAGAACAAAACTGCACCGGTGAGCCTTCCTGAACGGAGCCCGGCTGGCGTGAAAGGGTTCTGGCCAGGCACTTCTGAGGACACAGCGGAGCAGCTACATGGGACGCCAAGCGATTTTGACAAAGCCACATGGGAGCTGCCTGATAAGAACAGCAAAGGTGCTGGTGATATTTGTGCTGCTGGCTCTGCGGCCGTAGTTCATTCAGCTTTAAATAGAAGCCAGGCTTCAGGGGGGAGTTTAACAGCCACAGCTGAGAGGATCTTGAGcccccaggcaggcagggagtgtGCCACAAGCAATCAAGTTTGCAGATACAGAGGCTACCTCAGTGCCAAGGAGAAGCAACAGGTTCAGATGTCAATCACAGGCCCTGCTAAGAATAGCTCTGCTCCAGGGTACAGCAGCAGGATGGGTCTAGCCACAAGAGAGCTGCAGCCTGGAGGCGGTGGGTCTAAATATTTGGATCCACCTTTACGATTCAATGCACCGAAACCCAGGGAGATGTTCCTCAAAGCGCGCAATATGAAGGGCAACAGAGCTCCTGTGATTAGCAAGGCCTCCTACCCCCAGTATTGCGCTGAGAACTCCAGCGCTGGGAGCGACTCCGAAGAGGCTGATAATGAAGTTCAGAAGCTCACTGCTCTGTCGTTCCGGAGCCTCTCGTGCCCTCACGGTGGTTCCCTACATATGTACAGTTCTAGTAACAGGACATCATCTAGCTTGTCCAATTCCTTGTCAGAAGACAGTAATGGAATGAACAGGTGGTCAACACGTAATGAGCTGAGAAAAGCAGAGGTGGTCAGCCAGGCAAAGGGCAGCAGACAATTCCCTGCTGGCAGCCAAGTCCCAGAAAAAGATCCGCCCAGTTACTCATTCGGGAAGGACCCGCTCAAGTGTGTTGATGTGGCGTTGGAAAGTGCCGACGGCAAAAAGGGCCACTCCAAAAAGAGGACCGTGCCCAAGAGGCAGATCCAGCTAAAGCAGAGAGACAGGAATCAGATGAGTTtcctcagagcaggggactgCACTGCTCATCAGCCCTTTGCAGCACCCAGGAACAACCCCTGCCTGAAGGGCAGGACCATCAGCGATGAATTCAGGATAAACTACAAACAGTTTATGAGAACAGCGTCATTAGACGACTCGTACAGCAAAACCAGGATGGCCTCCTGCCTGGTGAAAAATGTGCTGGCCAAGAAAATGCAGTATGAGCAGAGAATCAGAATGGAGCAGAAATCGATGCAGGGCAGCTTGACCTCTTCTGTACCATCCTCCGTAAGTACGGACCTTGTGGGGGATTTCACGGAAGGGAAGTCAAGTTCTCTGTCCAAGTCCGACTGCAGCTGTTCAGCTGAAGATCTGCAGAGTCATTCAATGAGTGAAAGATCTGAGTCAATGAGCCAAGAAAGTACCGATGCCATGCGGCCTACCAAAGGGGTAGTGCTGAACGAGCAGCAAAGGGAAAATGTCTGCAAGCTGAAAAAGACATTCAATGAGCTGAATGAAAGACTGAAGTCTCAAGAAGCCACCCAGTCCAAGCCACTCCCCATCTTGGCAGATGATATGAATGGGGATTCAGGTGACAGCAGGAAGCAGGTTGCCAGAGAGAGGAAAGAATACTGGAGAGCTCGTGCCCTGTTTGAATCCAAGCAGGCTGAGGTGAAAGGCTTGGGTGTCACCCCGACATTTTCCAAAGCACAAAAGCCATGGCCCAGTTTGAAGCAGCGAGCGATCAGCAAGAACGAGCACACGTCATGGAAAGAGGAGAAGGTCCCTTTCAAGCCAAAAAGCTTGGTGGTGCCCAGGGATCCAGCCAGGAACATCTTCACGTCCACAACGCAGGAGATGAAACTGATCCCACATAGCAAACCCGAGCAGCAACAGAAGATGCTGAATGTCTCCAGGCAGCTGACTCCGGAGGGAGGTGCCGAGGAGAAgaggccagcagcagtgcagagcacCAAGCATTCTGCTCTCATTTTGCCCACTTCCTGCAGATCACGCAGTGATGAGAAAAGCAGACCCCCTGAAGCATCATGCACTCAGAAAGCCAAGAAGACAGAGAATAAAGGGAAGGGGCGGATACATCAGCCCAGGGATGTCAGAAAGTTAGTTAAGAACACCTATAGCTTGTGCTTTAAATCTTCAGACAGCTTCAATATAGACCAAGAAACCAACAGTGGGGATAGTGTAAGCCTATCAACAAAGGAGTCCACTGCAACCTCCCCTCTGTTTATACACTGTACCTCGGTGTGTCGCAAAGATGATGTGCAAACGAAGACCCATTCACATGGAAAAAACCGGGAGCAGCCGCTGAACTTAGATGTGTCAGCAGTTTCCATACCAGATCAGAGAGCGAGTGACCTGCAACACAGTGCCACTTTAAACCCCATCACTAAGCCCCACGTGGATGGACCTGCCAGTCTTACTGAAAGCAAATGCACTGCAGTGAGTGAATCTTCAATGCACATCACTCAAATTCAGTCCAAGAAGAAGATTGTAGCTGGGAATGAAGAACCGCAACTAAAGCCTGAAAATAAACAAGTGCATTACGAGAGGAGTGAGCTAAATGTAACACCATCTTCCAAAGCCACGAGGAAAGCACCTCAGATGGAATCCCAGCTTAATATCAAAGTCAACAGTTCTCTTTCCAAGCATCCACACAGAACACAAGCTGACCACTTCCCTGCTCCAACTTACTCAGCTTCGAATGGAAGGGCTACGAAAGACTCATTGACACAAGCTAATTGCAACTCACTAGAAAAAAGTGAAGCTGTTCTGTTTCCGTCTTCAGCCTCTCCTAAGGACACCAAGAACCACACTGACATCAATCACAATACTGCCAGGCCAGGTCACAAGGAGTCTGAGTGGCCATTTCAGAAGCATTTATCCACTGAGATCATCTCATTGACACCTCGCAACAGTCAAGACTATTCTGTcagttcaaaagaaaaaaacaaggtcTCCGAACCGACCAAGGAAGGCTACAGACATCTACAGCCCATAAAGCCAACAGTGACAAGTACCCAAACATCCCACACAAACATGCCAGCAAACAATCGGTCTGCTAACAGTTCACATCAGCAGAAGGCCCAAACCAAAATGTTTGATGCCCCCAGGCCGTTGGATAGCCAAGTGTTTGTGCCAGCAACCCGCATGTCTCCAGAGTGTGCCAATTCCAATGCCCCCTTGAGATCAAAGGAATATAGCGAAGGAACCAGACTACCAGGAGTTCCTTCTGCTGCACCATCGCCCCCAGCTGAAAAGCTCCAAGATCAGAGGGAGAATTGGGATCACTTGAACAGACAGCAGGCAGGAAACGAGCAATATTTCACAGCCACCCATGCTGAGAATGCCAACTATTTAACGATTCCTGTGAAAGCCCAGAAACCCGAAGCAGCTCCTAAGCCCTTGGTGCCCTCCCATCCACACCACCCTTTGGTCAGTTCCAACGTGTCCTTCCAGCCAGGCAGGGAAGCACCCATGAGCACAATGAGCAATGAGTCTCCTCAGCCGAAAGCACCAGAGGGCAAGACAGCCACGGACCACGCCATGCATGACCAGCCAAGCCATGTCCAGCCCCACTGCAGAGTCAACGACTCACCCAATTTCTTGAGGAGGAACAATGGCGTTTCACCGGGCAGCAGAAGTGCCCCTAGCCCCACCAGGTCTTTtgctccccagccccaggctcacaGGAAAATGCTCGTTGATCCAGACAGCGGGAAATGCTACTACATGGAACCTCCCAGACAGCCGCAGCTGAAAATGCTctatgacccagagacaggccagTACCTTGAAGTGTTGATACCACCAGTCTCCTTGGCATCACATAGTAGGCTTTACCCAACTCCTTTCAACCCACTGGTCATGAATCCAGGGGTTTATGGACCCCCCTACATACCATATACGGGATTCCCagggtttcctcctcctcctgtggctGTGCCATCCGTCCACCCCGATCTGCCAAACCAACAGCCTggtcaagaaaataaaaatgttactgaAATCTTCAACCCTGGTCCAAAAGGCGAAGCTCCACCAGCTACTCAAGCCACCGACTGCAACTACATGGAGAGTTTATATTATATTCCTACTGGGATGAATTCAAGTCCTAGCCCTAATCAGCCTTTGTTCTCCCCAGCTGCAAGTTTCAGTCCTTCCATGCCGGAGAAAGGGCCCTTGTTCCGGATGTGA
- the SPATA24 gene encoding spermatogenesis-associated protein 24 isoform X2, translated as MAAEPGPGTEALAFRQLRDLVATQEALIERLRLRKEEEEHSKTKILLAKEAEKLQFALGEIEILSKQLEREKQVFEKALSNIKSKALKESTKKDKLISKCNEIESHIMKQEDLLNDKENEIKELQQFITKQKQTLKTQVSDLKIQKQQESYIAQVLEKKQKKGLK; from the exons ATGGCGGCGGAGCCGGGGCCGGGTACCGAGGCTCTGGCCTTCCGGCAGCTGCGGGACCTCGTCGCTACCCAGGAGGCGCTAATAGAGCGGCTGCGGCTCCGG aaagaagaggaagagcaCTCTAAGACCAAAATCCTGCTTGCCAAGGAAGCTGAGAAGCTGCAGTTTGCGCTCGGGGAGATTGAGATTTTGTCCAAGCAGCTTGAAAGAGAGAAACAAGTCTTTGAAAAAGC ACTTTCCAACATTAAGAGCAAAGCGCTAAAAGAATCCACCAAAAAAGACAAGCTAATAAGCAAATGCAATG AAATTGAGAGCCATATTATGAAACAGGAGGATCTTCTCAATGACAAAGAGAATGAAATTAAGGAGCTGCAGCAGTTCATCACCAAGCAGAAGCAAACACTCAA gacTCAAGTGTCAGACTTAAAAATACAGAAACAACAGGAAAGTTACATAGCACAAGTGCtggaaaagaaacagaagaaggGTTTAAAGTGA
- the SPATA24 gene encoding spermatogenesis-associated protein 24 isoform X1 — protein MAAEPGPGTEALAFRQLRDLVATQEALIERLRLRIVIQEDNFVRKEDYEAVVKKLEKEEEEHSKTKILLAKEAEKLQFALGEIEILSKQLEREKQVFEKALSNIKSKALKESTKKDKLISKCNEIESHIMKQEDLLNDKENEIKELQQFITKQKQTLKTQVSDLKIQKQQESYIAQVLEKKQKKGLK, from the exons ATGGCGGCGGAGCCGGGGCCGGGTACCGAGGCTCTGGCCTTCCGGCAGCTGCGGGACCTCGTCGCTACCCAGGAGGCGCTAATAGAGCGGCTGCGGCTCCGG ATAGTAATACAGGAGGATAATTTTGTCCGTAAAGAGGATTATGAGGCTGTTGTGAAGAAGTTGGAG aaagaagaggaagagcaCTCTAAGACCAAAATCCTGCTTGCCAAGGAAGCTGAGAAGCTGCAGTTTGCGCTCGGGGAGATTGAGATTTTGTCCAAGCAGCTTGAAAGAGAGAAACAAGTCTTTGAAAAAGC ACTTTCCAACATTAAGAGCAAAGCGCTAAAAGAATCCACCAAAAAAGACAAGCTAATAAGCAAATGCAATG AAATTGAGAGCCATATTATGAAACAGGAGGATCTTCTCAATGACAAAGAGAATGAAATTAAGGAGCTGCAGCAGTTCATCACCAAGCAGAAGCAAACACTCAA gacTCAAGTGTCAGACTTAAAAATACAGAAACAACAGGAAAGTTACATAGCACAAGTGCtggaaaagaaacagaagaaggGTTTAAAGTGA